The following coding sequences are from one Veillonella rodentium window:
- a CDS encoding FecCD family ABC transporter permease gives MNKRHQGYTAAALIGAALGICVILALHVGTIMIPVGGGLQSILHGIGIPISFAEPISAEQESVLWFIRMPRLMIGLLVGAALALAGAVMQGVFSNPLADPGIMGVSAGASLGAVIAIALGMTSLGMFYMPLFAFVGAFVSVGITIMLTWRNNRLDTTTLLLAGVAVSMLLGAFTSGILTMINEYRLREFLFWMVGGLDFRRWDHVLLAVGPIMVGSVILMMLGRHLNVLVLGDTEARALGLPVMLYRILFLFLASLITATAVCVSGSIGFVGLVVPHIVRLLVGPDHRILLPMSAVGGALFLVFCDTLGRVVAQPVEIRVGIMTALLGAPYFLYLLHRLRRKGGV, from the coding sequence ATGAATAAACGGCATCAAGGATATACGGCGGCAGCCTTAATCGGAGCCGCATTAGGTATATGTGTCATCTTGGCCCTGCATGTAGGCACGATTATGATACCCGTCGGCGGCGGTCTGCAGAGTATCCTGCACGGAATCGGGATTCCGATCTCATTTGCGGAGCCTATCAGTGCGGAGCAGGAGTCAGTGTTGTGGTTTATTCGCATGCCGCGTCTCATGATCGGCTTATTGGTCGGTGCCGCATTGGCCTTAGCCGGTGCCGTCATGCAGGGGGTATTTTCGAATCCTTTGGCGGATCCCGGCATCATGGGTGTTTCCGCAGGGGCCTCACTGGGGGCCGTTATCGCCATCGCATTGGGGATGACTTCACTTGGCATGTTCTATATGCCTTTATTCGCTTTTGTAGGCGCCTTTGTGTCCGTGGGAATTACGATTATGCTGACATGGCGCAATAATCGCCTCGATACGACGACCTTACTGCTCGCCGGCGTAGCGGTCAGCATGCTGCTGGGGGCTTTCACATCGGGCATATTGACGATGATTAACGAATATCGCCTCAGAGAATTTCTGTTCTGGATGGTGGGCGGCCTCGATTTCAGACGTTGGGACCATGTCCTGCTCGCAGTGGGACCGATTATGGTCGGCAGCGTCATTCTTATGATGCTGGGCCGCCATCTGAACGTGCTCGTTCTGGGCGATACGGAGGCCCGTGCATTGGGGTTGCCCGTGATGCTGTACAGGATTTTATTTCTGTTCCTGGCGTCGCTCATTACGGCGACCGCCGTATGCGTGAGCGGTTCCATCGGCTTTGTGGGCCTTGTGGTACCGCATATCGTGAGACTGCTGGTCGGGCCCGATCATCGCATATTGCTGCCTATGTCCGCCGTGGGCGGAGCGCTGTTTCTGGTATTCTGTGATACCTTGGGCCGCGTCGTGGCACAGCCGGTGGAAATCCGTGTCGGCATCATGACGGCATTGCTCGGGGCGCCGTATTTCCTATATTTACTGCATCGTTTGCGCCGTAAGGGAGGGGTATGA